The Naumovozyma dairenensis CBS 421 chromosome 11, complete genome genome includes a window with the following:
- the PEX31 gene encoding peroxisome biogenesis protein (similar to Saccharomyces cerevisiae PEX31 (YGR004W) and PEX30 (YLR324W); ancestral locus Anc_4.140), protein MEDHVLKGSSTAQLNTDNDNGLLLSPERMTSSIDRKTMKSSLKRRLDNSKRSKEEDDSNAISTVISSPLLKPTPPTVSNSLVNLYPYLIVANDILSILTWTNDNMTINFVIMLCYTIIVSYFQFLSKYFSHILVIGIIGIYSLIGKSVNDTVESHPTLDDIIQVITLVTKKSNLILEPIDILTLQDIKRLFFTTVFLSPIYIILTLFILTPKQLLLGGGIYVLGYHSPWFRRIRSLLWEFKMFRVFIFYITGLDLSNGIQRHNKLFAQKVHAKWEARSRSKSKNKLQNDSVSNIGETVEFTYVIFENQRKWLGIGWTSSMLSYERSSWTDEFLNQVPDITHFKLPREDSVGMTWEWVDDNWNLDLTNNGSIQLNSKNPKFVTNPNINEGYIYFDNTWKNPSTDDTFGKYTRRRRWVRRAVLINMKTPNYNTILPCIDTEGQNPVKIENLVDDKQVRNRDRKVSFSEIKNIRIIPQDEKGLLDIPYEEGLENAFKKEDITLTTD, encoded by the coding sequence ATGGAAGACCATGTGCTTAAAGGCTCTTCAACTGCTCAGTTGAACACAGATAACGATAACGGGTTATTACTCTCACCAGAACGCATGACTTCATCAATAGATAGGAAAACCATGAAAAGttcattgaaaagaagactagataattcaaaaaggagcaaagaggaagatgatTCAAATGCCATCTCAACTGTAATTTCGTCACCTCTCTTAAAGCCGACACCTCCCACAGTTTCCAACAGCTTGGTGAACTTATACCCATATTTGATTGTAGCTAATGATATCCTAAGCATATTGACCTGGACAAACGATAATATGACAATCAATTTTGTGATAATGTTATGCTATACAATaattgtttcttattttcaattcttatccaaatattttagTCACATCCTGGTTATCGGCATCATTGgtatttattcattaatagGGAAATCTGTGAATGACACAGTAGAATCACATCCAACCTTAGATGATATCATACAAGTAATCACTTTAGTCActaagaaatcaaatttgaTCCTGGAGCCAATCGATATTTTGACTTTGCAAGATATCAAAAGATTATTCTTTACAACCGTCTTCTTATCACCCATTTACATAATATTGACATTATTCATTTTGACTCCAAAACAATTGTTATTAGGAGGAGGCATATACGTTTTAGGGTATCATTCACCATGGTTTAGACGTATCAGAAGTTTATTATGGGAATTCAAGATGTTTAGAGTATTCATCTTTTATATCACTGGATTGGATCTTTCTAACGGTATCCAAAGACATAATAAATTGTTTGCCCAAAAAGTTCATGCAAAATGGGAAGCAAGAAGTAGAAGtaaaagtaaaaataaactaCAAAACGATAGCGTTTCGAATATAGGAGAAACAGTTGAATTTACATatgtaatttttgaaaatcaaCGGAAATGGTTGGGAATTGGTTGGACATCAAGTATGCTCAGTTACGAGAGATCATCTTGGACTGACGAATTCTTAAATCAAGTACCTGATATAACACATTTTAAATTACCAAGAGAGGATAGTGTTGGAATGACTTGGGAATGGGTGGATGATAATTGGAATTTGGATCTCACAAATAATGGTTCAATCCAATTGAATAGTAAAAATCCTAAATTTGTTACAAATCCAAACATCAATGaaggatatatatattttgataaCACGTGGAAAAATCCATCAACGGACGATACCTTTGGTAAATATACTAGAAGGAGAAGATGGGTAAGAAGGGCAGTATTGATTAATATGAAAACACCAAACTATAATACTATACTACCGTGTATTGATACCGAAGGACAGAATCCGgtaaaaattgaaaatttggtAGACGATAAGCAGGTTAGAAACCGCGATCGAAAAGTTTCATTTAGTGAAATTAAGAATATTAGAATTATTCCGCAAGATGAGAAAGGACTTCTGGATATTCCTTATGAAGAAGGGTTAGAAAATGCGTTCAAAAAGGAAGACATTACACTGACAACAGATTGA
- the NDAI0K02560 gene encoding uncharacterized protein (similar to Saccharomyces cerevisiae YGR016W; ancestral locus Anc_4.152) — MSRLRQFNNKILEIGQENSFTRDTDDIDDMVPIVPIDSQEQEELIEKFTLNNHLRNNWYIKVFTICFLLCAGLFLQSATTKHTDHTFLFLICFQSIICTCITLRYELLHDYKIFGLKMIRVKNSTINAINCILLVLIGWISSSSFKEQSIIFLISQLPLLLFIIGALLKKWIKDMELEVAGLRNMKYKYKNV; from the coding sequence ATGTCCAGATTAAGGCAATTTAATAACAAGATTTTAGAAATAGGCCAAGAAAATAGCTTTACAAGAGATACggatgatattgatgatatgGTACCAATTGTACCGATAGACtcacaagaacaagaagagTTGATTGAGAAATTTACTTTAAACAATCATTTACGAAATAATTGGTATATCAAAGTCTTTACAATCTGTTTCCTATTATGTGCAGGATTATTTTTACAATCTGCCACAACGAAACATACTGACCATACTTTCTTATTCTTAATATGTTTCCAATCAATTATATGTACATGCATAACACTAAGGTATGAATTACTTCATGATTATAAGATATTTGGTTTGAAGATGATTCGtgtgaaaaattcaacGATAAACGCAATAAATTGCATTCTTTTAGTTTTGATCGGTTGGATTAGTTCATCCTCCTTCAAGGAACAATCTATTATCTTTTTAATATCCCAATTGCctcttttattatttattatcgGAGCATTACTGAAAAAATGGATAAAAGATATGGAATTAGAAGTTGCTGGGCTACGtaatatgaaatataaGTATAAGAATGTTTAA
- the EAT1 gene encoding putative hydrolase (similar to Saccharomyces cerevisiae YGR015C; ancestral locus Anc_4.151), with translation MNPLFRPKSTNLRSGLIPKIPIVDLYFRHIKPKHVSRPQSPKSSKLISEDVFNNPIILNLHGLFGNTKMFHPLNKVLERQFPNADIFTLDLRNHGNSPIAKPFDYKTMTNDLNHFIETHITVQPLLKSRQINIIGFSMGGKVALLTTLLYNNLNIQKCISIDLPPYRIDKFDEVFLKNYELVKYIHFKMLIKKNTRNWEETILNLFRNLNNGDEMLSLYFANGFYSNKLNYKMDYGNPFIQFYFPLEEFPNLIENIKDWPINEQDVGLKSNKSVLFMKAKHSPFIKENFDLLGDRFTNFRVEQFDSGHNILIDDFKNASNCIVKYLKE, from the coding sequence ATGAATCCATTATTCAGACCCAAATCTACCAATTTAAGGTCTGGTCTTATACCAAAGATACCCATTGTTGATCTATATTTTAGACATATCAAACCTAAACATGTGAGTCGGCCGCAATCCCCTAAATCGTCAAAACTTATAAGTGAAGATGTTTTCAACAATCCTATAATACTCAATCTTCATGGGTTATTTGGTAATACTAAGATGTTTCATCCATTAAACAAGGTCTTGGAACGTCAATTCCCAAATGCTGATATTTTCACTTTAGATCTTCGAAATCATGGGAATTCACCTATTGCGAAACCATTCGATTACAAAACGATGacaaatgatttgaatcatttcATAGAAACTCATATTACCGTTCAACCCCTTTTGAAGTCGAgacaaataaatataattggGTTTTCAATGGGTGGTAAAGTGGCCTTATTGACTAcgttattatataataatttgaatattcaaaaatgtATTTCTATCGATTTACCACCTTATAGgattgataaatttgacgaagtatttttaaaaaattatgaattGGTTAAATATATCCATTTTAAGATGTTGATTAAGAAAAATACACGAAATTGGGAAGAAActatattgaatttatttcgaaatttgaataatggTGATGAGATgctttcattatattttgcTAATGGATTTTATTCgaataaattgaattataaaATGGATTATGGTAATCCgtttattcaattttatttcccattagaagaatttcctaatttaattgaaaatataaaggaTTGGCCTATAAATGAGCAAGATGTAGGTTTAAAGTCAAATAAATCTGTTTTATTCATGAAGGCTAAGCATTCACCATTCATTAAAGAGAATTTTGATCTATTAGGTGACAGGTTCACTAATTTTAGAGTTGAGCAGTTTGATAGTGGgcataatattttgatagaTGATTTTAAGAATGCATCGAATTGTATTGTTAAgtatttgaaagaataG
- the MSB2 gene encoding Msb2p (similar to Saccharomyces cerevisiae MSB2 (YGR014W); ancestral locus Anc_4.150) — MLFHYLPIHLYQLQQSKANDISIGTSILAATSIKSTIDLSNPSTTQLDLAVSMTSSTQIGISEIILSNVQAPTAITISPSLTNLVTTTTTAPDNAVVSSSDIGVLTSQDTKIIESATMTPTTTSTLTPEITEVSVSTPLQVSETSSVEDVQNTETTTEQIPQLSTFPAPSTYQPSVDPQTSAISSIVSSSTTSSTTPYITPTFTFTAGTDTVSQSLEASTQQISTDVVSTELPIISTNTPSMVSAPLSSTFLGVLTEAEPIPSPISVVSNSAVSTPSIVSDAPVRTTTPIVSHVPISTPPIVSIPISSTIAQPPVQPSVLDSITTTSRLPLQQISSQIPDQPTISTMPEAQIVSSTTSTTSIPQQISVTTPTSTKVLEDQQQQQPQTPATTSQIVSTPQVVSQVSSFTTSTQQQTTTPNMLQPPVVSEVSSQTTPQIPSFTTTTPATTTTTNQQVVPPSIASFKPVPEQSTNTFTQSINSNFVSQIQPIGSSQTTKEPTTLTSIKSIASETKTSQRLPTPDTINPPKEASSTEKSTGAQSQTQTQTQTSSVIPAVTTKPVISNIVSTTSEPSTPISAASPVKSSFISPSVTTTPTQTRASSDTNWWIPTVLITQSNQPSESASVPTSNTATKTLPQVIAVGTTIPEPEGYSLITIGFKKPLNYEFIVANPKSSAQIFSFLPDVLNAPFNNTFNNITVLQLVPLQNPSLNYLVTVAKVYFPTDMIDTLSSLIEDYTTPSLIYTINQGAKGSLANLISSDIPLTGLLTNSLSSSTDSTSNNSDSNNSNSSSKGSHSKNPDSDSSDSTKDDSGSMDSENIGSLEYSSKSNSKVAGSDSGSSLNKKKLTALIVCVVIGGLLYITFMILVVRYFINRRRAKQVAIKYPDDSSSSSSSGSFSEKSNKFNMENRQSITPSMKVNMWMNNNNDINVNTNGNNNYFDNVIAPAAVAASTTSTGKMNNKSPSKSGSIGKISKPIASQNSLGWNGI, encoded by the coding sequence ATGCTGTTCCATTATTTGCCAATACATCTATACCAACTACAACAATCTAAAGCCAATGATATTAGCATAGGAACAAGTATACTTGCCGCCActtcaataaaatcaaCAATAGATCTATCAAATCCGTCCACGACGCAACTTGATCTTGCGGTATCTATGACCTCCTCTACTCAAATTGGCATAAGCGAGATCATACTCTCAAACGTACAGGCCCCAACAGCCATAACCATATCTCCTTCGTTGACGAACCTCGTCACCACTACTACTACAGCTCCCGATAATGCTGTTGTTTCCAGTAGTGATATAGGTGTTTTGACTTCTCAAGATACTAAGATAATCGAGAGTGCTACTATGACACCCACAACAACAAGTACCCTGACACCAGAAATAACTGAAGTGTCTGTATCGACTCCTTTACAAGTGTCTGAAACCAGCAGTGTTGAAGATGTACAAAACACTGAGACCACAACAGAACAAATTCCTCAATTATCTACATTCCCAGCTCCATCCACTTATCAACCATCAGTAGATCCTCAAACATCAGCAATATCATCGAtcgtttcttcttctactaCTAGTAGTACTACTCCATATATCACTCCAACGTTCACTTTTACGGCGGGAACAGATACAGTATCACAATCATTAGAAGCTTCCACACAACAGATTTCAACAGATGTCGTATCAACTGAACtaccaataatatcaacaaaTACACCATCAATGGTATCTGCACctttatcatcaacatTCCTTGGGGTATTGACAGAGGCAGAACCTATACCTTCTCCGATATCTGTAGTTTCGAATTCTGCTGTTTCTACTCCATCGATAGTTTCTGATGCCCCTGTCCGTACTACTACACCAATAGTCTCTCATGTACCTATTTCTACTCCACCAATAGTTTCTATTCCAATCTCGTCTACAATTGCCCAACCACCAGTTCAACCATCTGTCCTTGACAGTATTACTACTACTTCAAGATTACCACTTCAACAAATCTCTTCCCAAATTCCAGACCAACCTACTATCTCAACTATGCCAGAAGCACAAATTGTATCATCTACTACATCTACAACTTCAATTCCTCAACAAATATCTGTTACTACTCCAACATCAACCAAAGTACTTGAAGatcaacagcaacaacaacctcAAACTCCAGCAACAACATCCCAAATCGTGTCTACTCCACAAGTTGTATCCCAAGTTTCCTCCTTCACTACTTCTacacaacaacaaactaCTACACCTAATATGCTTCAACCGCCTGTGGTTTCAGAAGTATCATCACAAACTACTCCTCAGATTCCTTCTTTTACCACTACTACTCCCgctactactactaccaCAAACCAACAGGTTGTTCCTCCTTCTATTGCATCCTTTAAACCGGTTCCCGAACAGAGCACAAATACATTTACacaatcaataaattcaaacttTGTCTCTCAAATTCAACCAATCGGTTCTTCACAAACTACAAAGGAGCCCACAACATTAACATCAATTAAGTCTATAGCTTCAGAAACAAAAACTTCACAAAGACTTCCCACACCAGATACAATAAACCCACCAAAAGAAGCTTCAAGCACAGAGAAATCAACTGGAGCTCAATCTCAGACCCAAACTCAAACTCAAACTTCGTCCGTCATCCCGGCGGTAACTACAAAGCCTGTTATCTCTAATATAGTTTCTACTACTAGCGAACCATCTACTCCAATCAGTGCAGCTTCTCCGGTGAAATCGTCTTTTATCTCACCAAGTGTGACTACCACTCCTACACAAACAAGAGCAAGTTCCGATACAAATTGGTGGATTCCAACAGTTTTAATCACTCAATCAAATCAACCAAGTGAATCTGCTTCTGTACCAACTTCAAATACTGCTACAAAGACATTACCACAAGTTATTGCAGTAGGTACAACAATTCCTGAACCAGAAGgttattcattaattacTATTGGCTTCAAGAAACCATTAAATTATGAATTCATAGTAGCTAATCCAAAATCCTCTGCTCAAATATTCTCGTTTTTACCTGATGTCTTGAACGCACCATTTAATAATACATTCAATAACATTACAGTATTACAATTAGTGCCATTACAAAATCCATCATTAAATTACTTGGTAACAGTAGCAAAAGTTTATTTCCCAACAGATATGATTGAtactttatcatctttaattGAAGACTATACAACTCCAAGTTTAATATATACAATAAATCAAGGAGCTAAGGGTTCTTTAGCTAATTTGATCTCCTCAGATATACCATTAACAGGATTGTTAACCAactcattatcatcatctacagattcaacttcaaataattctgattccaataattcaaattcatcttcaaaagGATCACATTCCAAAAATCCAGATTCAGATAGTTCAGATAGTACAAAAGACGATAGTGGTAGTATGGACTCAGAAAATATTGGTAGCTTAGAATATTCAAgtaaatcaaattcaaaagtGGCAGGAAGTGACTCCGGATCATCAttgaataagaaaaaattgactGCTTTAATTGTTTGTGTTGTAATCGGtggtttattatatatcaCTTTCATGATCCTTGTTGTCAGatattttatcaatagACGCCGTGCCAAACAAGTTGCTATCAAATATCCAGatgattcttcttcatcctcatcatctGGTTCATTTTCGGAGAAATCTAACAAGTTTAACATGGAAAATCGTCAATCTATCACTCCTTCAATGAAAGTTAATATGTggatgaataataataatgatataaatGTTAATAccaatggtaataataattactTTGATAACGTTATTGCTCctgctgctgttgctgctAGTACAACCTCCACTggaaaaatgaataataaaagcCCGTCAAAATCTGGCTCCATTGGTAAAATTTCTAAACCTATAGCGTCACAAAATTCGTTAGGTTGGAATGGCATCTAA
- the MCY1 gene encoding putative cysteine synthase (similar to Saccharomyces cerevisiae YGR012W; ancestral locus Anc_4.148) — protein MPESNNLQTINSWRTILSTATITATSLIVAGYTTYQLSKQYQKDKEIPTIKDGVEELIGNTPMVKIKSLSKATGMEIYAKMELCNPAGSAKDRVALNIIKTAESQGQLIRGQPGWVFEGTSGSTGISIAMICNSLGYRAHISLPDDTSLEKLSLLESLGATVNKVKPASIVDPDQYVNAAKKACDTLLKDHSGAKGVFADQFENEANWKVHYETTGPEIWKQMDGHIDAFIAGCGTGGTISGVSKYLKEAKNLHGKCHVVLADPQGSGFFNRINYGVMYDYVEKEGTRRRHQVDTIIEGIGLNRITKNFHLGESFIDESIRVIDKQAIRMAKYLSVNDGLFVGSSTAINAVAAVDLSRNLKPGSRIVIIACDSGSRHLSKFWKEARDVERDISLDKVMEA, from the coding sequence ATGCCTGAATCTAACAATCTGCAAACAATTAACTCGTGGCGAACCATCCTCTCCACTGCAACCATAACCGCAACTTCTCTTATAGTAGCAGGATATACGACATACCAACTATCAaaacaatatcaaaaagataaagaaatacCAACTATCAAAGATGGTGTAGAAGAATTAATTGGCAACACTCCCATGGTGAAGATAAAATCCCTTTCGAAAGCCACAGGAATGGAAATATACGCCAAGATGGAACTTTGTAACCCTGCAGGAAGTGCAAAAGATCGTGTTGctttaaatattattaagacTGCAGAATCGCAAGGTCAATTAATAAGAGGTCAACCAGGCTGGGTATTCGAAGGTACGAGTGGATCCACTGGGATTTCCATTGCAATGATATGTAATAGCTTAGGGTATAGAGCTCATATTTCTTTACCTGACGATACatcattagaaaaattatcattactaGAGAGTCTTGGTGCCACGGTGAATAAAGTTAAACCAGCAAGTATTGTGGATCCAGATCAATATGTTAATGCAGCAAAGAAGGCTTGTGATACACTGTTAAAGGATCATTCTGGTGCTAAAGGTGTATTTGCCGATCAATTTGAGAATGAGGCTAATTGGAAAGTTCATTATGAAACTACAGGACCTGAGATTTGGAAACAAATGGATGGTCATATTGATGCATTTATTGCTGGATGTGGTACAGGTGGTACCATTTCTGGGGTatccaaatatttgaaagagGCGAAAAATTTACATGGGAAATGTCATGTTGTATTAGCTGATCCTCAAGGATCTGGTTTCTTTAATAGGATCAATTATGGTGTAATGTATGATTATGTGGAAAAGGAAGGCACAAGAAGAAGGCATCAAGTGGATACTATAATTGAAGGTATTGGATTAAATCGGATTACCAAAAATTTCCATCTTGGTGAATCATTTATAGACGAGTCAATAAGAGTGATTGATAAACAAGCTATTCGTATGGCGAAATATCTTTCTGTGAATGATGGTTTGTTCGTTGGTAGTAGTACTGCAATTAATGCAGTCGCTGCCGTTGATTTGTCACGTAATTTGAAACCAGGTTCAAGAATAGTCATCATTGCTTGTGATAGTGGATCAAGACATTTAAGtaaattttggaaagaagCAAGAGATGTGGAACGTGATATTAGTCTTGATAAAGTCATGGAAGCGTAG
- the ERG26 gene encoding sterol-4-alpha-carboxylate 3-dehydrogenase (decarboxylating) (similar to Saccharomyces cerevisiae ERG26 (YGL001C); ancestral locus Anc_4.126), which produces MTEKFDSVLLIGGSGFLGLHLIQKFYDMTPRPSINVFDVRPLPEKLSKQFTFNPSDINFYQGDLTSFNDVNHAVQSSHAQVIVHSASPMHGQPSEIYEKVNVQGTRNVLDVCSKNHFVKLLVYTSSAGVIFNGQDIHNGDETWPIPEVPMDAYNETKAIAEDMVLKANSMDTEEGGDGFYTVALRPAGIFGPGDRQLVPGLRTVAKLGQSKFQLGDNNNLFDWTYAGNVADSHVLAVQKILNLQNNNDNNEVSTKDYNRDVVSKIAGQTFFITNDTPTYFWSLARTVWKADGHIDKKVIVLKRPVAILAGYLSEFFSKLLGKEPGLTPFRVKIVCASRYHNIEKAKTLLGYKPNVDIEQGIKNTLAWMDEGL; this is translated from the coding sequence ATGACAGAAAAATTCGATTCGGTACTATTAATAGGTGGTTCAGGTTTCTTAGGTCTACATTTAATCCAAAAATTTTATGACATGACTCCAAGACCCTCGATCAATGTATTCGATGTGAGACCACTAcctgaaaaattatcaaaacaATTCACTTTCAATCCATCGGATATCAACTTCTACCAAGGTGATTTAACTTCCTTCAACGACGTCAATCATGCAGTTCAATCAAGCCACGCTCAAGTAATCGTTCATTCTGCATCCCCAATGCATGGTCAACCTTCTGAGATTTATGAAAAAGTAAACGTCCAAGGGACACGTAATGTTCTTGATGTATGTTCGAAAAATCATTTCGttaaattattagtatATACTTCATCAGCAGGTGTCATTTTCAATGGACAAGATATTCATAATGGTGATGAAACTTGGCCTATCCCTGAAGTACCTATGGATGcatataatgaaacaaaagCCATTGCCGAAGATATGGTATTAAAAGCTAATTCAATGGATACCGAAGAGGGAGGTGATGGATTCTATACAGTAGCTTTAAGACCTGCTGGGATCTTTGGGCCTGGTGATAGACAATTAGTACCTGGGTTAAGAACTGTTGCAAAATTAGGTCAATCGAAATTCCAATTGggtgataataataatttgtttGATTGGACTTATGCTGGTAATGTGGCTGATTCTCATGTTTTAGCGGTACAAAAAATTTTAAACCTacagaataataatgataataatgaagttaGTACAAAAGATTATAATAGAGATGTTGTGTCAAAAATTGCTGGTCAAACTTTTTTCATTACAAATGATACACCTACTTATTTTTGGTCATTAGCAAGGACAGTTTGGAAAGCTGATGGTCATATCGATAAGAAAGttattgttttgaaaagacCCGTTGCAATCTTGGCAGGTTATCTTTCTGAattcttttctaaattgTTAGGTAAAGAACCAGGGTTAACACCTTTCAGAGTGAAGATCGTTTGTGCATCTCGTTAtcataatattgaaaaggcAAAGACCTTATTAGGTTATAAGCCAAATGTAGATATTGAACAAGGAATTAAAAATACTTTAGCATGGATGGATGAAGGTTTATAA
- the EFM5 gene encoding protein-lysine N-methyltransferase (similar to Saccharomyces cerevisiae YGR001C; ancestral locus Anc_4.127), producing the protein MSDFDFNELSLPADTLALLQEFRQEEEERQKEFDKLYDATDETYQKKKREEGMNLFKEDWQLSQFWYSDSTADILADALLEGADEDTVIAVVSAPSVYAAIQKRPDSEIPTKHIYLFEYDKRFELLAGKEHFVFYDYKTPDEFDSDIKGKVDRLLIDPPFLNENCQTKSSITAKTLLAPKGDGNNAKTKNGVLKHRLMSCTGERMHEIISKVYPDTKITTFLPEHGNGLSNEFRCYANFECSHWKFDPKQ; encoded by the coding sequence ATGTcagattttgattttaacGAATTATCACTTCCTGCAGACACATTAGCActtcttcaagaatttaggcaagaagaagaggaacGTCAAAAggaatttgataaattatatgatgCAACAGATGAAACGtatcaaaagaagaaaagggaAGAAGGTAtgaatcttttcaaagagGATTGGCAATTATCTCAATTTTGGTATAGTGATTCTACCGCGGATATATTAGCGGATGCTCTTTTGGAAGGTGCAGATGAAGATACTGTTATTGCAGTGGTCAGTGCACCATCTGTTTACGCTGCTATTCAAAAAAGACCTGATTCTGAAATACCAACGaaacatatttatttattcgaATACGATAaaagatttgaattattagcAGGGAAGGAACATTTTGTATTTTATGATTATAAGACAcctgatgaatttgatagTGATATTAAGGGGAAAGTGGATAGATTGTTGATTGATCCACCATTCTTGAATGAAAATTGTCAAACCAAATCATCGATTACAGCAAAGACTTTGTTAGCACCAAAAGGTGATGGCAACAATGCCAAGACGAAAAATGGTGTCTTGAAACATCGCCTGATGTCATGTACAGGTGAAAGAATGCATGAAATTATATCTAAAGTATATCCTGATACTAAGATCACTACTTTCCTTCCTGAACATGGGAATGGGTTAAGTAATGAGTTTAGATGTTATGCTAATTTTGAATGTTCTCATTGGAAATTTGACCCAAAGCAGTAG
- the ECT1 gene encoding ethanolamine-phosphate cytidylyltransferase (similar to Saccharomyces cerevisiae MUQ1 (YGR007W); ancestral locus Anc_4.145) yields MTMNYENDANRLWIDGCFDFVHHGHACAMLQARQTGLRAHKDESRLFVGVHNDTDINYNKGAPPVMNGPERYAHAKSIRWCSAVLEDAPYVTDPIWMDRFRCKYVVHGDDITLDANGVDCYHVMKKMDRFKVVKRTYGVSTTEIIQRILTGIVPGPNDEDYRPTVNELEFCSLGANGFDKHCYVFDKNLSQECQVVGGGFEMKLEDTVLVIGDFDLFHVGHIDQLRKIKLALAPDKKLIAGIKTPSVSSESGNTIMTLKERALSVLSCKYVDGIVMEPDCSITDQPDIFSKVYKMDSRELIDGGTFSVYLTKEIIIGRIEGQRDVYTKRNIQKGMTM; encoded by the coding sequence ATGACGATGaattatgaaaatgatgCAAATAGATTATGGATTGATGGatgttttgattttgttcATCATGGTCATGCCTGTGCCATGTTACAAGCACGTCAAACTGGGTTAAGAGCTCATAAGGATGAATCTCGATTATTTGTTGGTGTTCATAATGATACTGATatcaattataataaagGTGCACCTCCAGTGATGAATGGTCCAGAAAGGTATGCTCATGCAAAAAGTATTAGATGGTGTTCAGCTGTTTTGGAAGATGCTCCTTATGTGACTGATCCTATTTGGATGGATAGATTTCGTTGTAAATATGTGGTCCATGGTGATGATATTACTTTAGATGCTAATGGGGTGGATTGTTATCATGttatgaagaagatggaTCGTTTTAAAGTTGTTAAAAGAACGTATGGTGTTAGTACGACtgaaattattcaaagaataCTGACTGGGATTGTACCAGGaccaaatgatgaagattatCGTCCAACAGtaaatgaattagaattcTGTAGTCTTGGAGCAAATGGATTTGATAAACATTGTTATgtttttgataaaaatttgaGTCAAGAATGTCAAGTTGTTGGAGGTGGATTTGAGATGAAATTAGAGGATACTGTTTTAGTAATTGgtgattttgatttattccATGTCGGTCATATTGATCAATTGAGGAAGATTAAATTAGCATTGGCACCAGATAAAAAGCTGATAGCTGGTATCAAGACTCCATCGGTATCATCTGAATCTGGAAATACTATAATGACATTAAAGGAAAGAGCGTTAAGTGTTCTCAGTTGTAAATATGTGGATGGTATTGTGATGGAGCCAGACTGTTCTATAACAGATCAACCTGATATATTTTCGAAAGTTTATAAGATGGATTCTCGAGAATTAATCGATGGCGGTACGTTTAGTGTCTATTTAACTAAGGAAATTATCATAGGTCGTATTGAAGGTCAACGTGATGTATATACCAAGCGAAACATTCAGAAAGGTATGACTATgtaa